From the genome of Candidatus Nitrosocosmicus oleophilus, one region includes:
- a CDS encoding DUF2283 domain-containing protein, with the protein MIDSVVEYDIENNTLYVKLTDQKIVSTISLGDSVFIDISDNNKPAGIKYILTNRNPEMIKALQSLFLS; encoded by the coding sequence ATTATAGATTCAGTAGTTGAATATGATATTGAGAATAATACATTATATGTTAAACTGACTGATCAGAAAATAGTAAGTACTATTTCTCTTGGAGATTCAGTATTTATTGATATTAGTGACAACAATAAGCCTGCAGGTATTAAATATATTCTGACCAACAGGAATCCCGAAATGATAAAGGCTTTGCAATCACTATTTTTGTCTTAA
- a CDS encoding cupredoxin domain-containing protein, producing the protein MKKSNLNLFYLLGGTMGLLFLLSSFTNNISAQQNLTGNSNGTPISLQPDINAENMFNTKTMTMGNNVKTLVILIPDEGHHAAGEKNEARFLDQHFIPDNVAINTGTTLLWFNGDVGHDRTIDVKDNKGNSVFNTGKIIDSQPSQSFTFNTPGEFNYEAEGDPGVTMNGTIMVGNIGSPVAPSSSAAITINSNLSIIDTVGLLMVPTQDIDSYIQQITDAGITVDNTYDFKDLRGGQKGTGDTQTLIVWTTLNKDLNETLSSLSGLSASLPYS; encoded by the coding sequence GTGAAGAAATCAAATCTTAATCTATTTTATTTGCTAGGTGGAACGATGGGATTATTGTTCCTTCTGTCGTCATTTACAAACAATATATCAGCTCAGCAAAATTTAACAGGCAACAGTAATGGTACTCCTATTAGTTTACAGCCGGACATAAATGCTGAAAATATGTTCAATACCAAAACAATGACCATGGGTAACAATGTAAAAACTTTAGTCATCCTCATTCCCGATGAAGGTCATCATGCTGCCGGTGAAAAAAATGAAGCTCGCTTTTTAGATCAGCATTTTATTCCAGACAATGTGGCTATTAACACAGGAACTACTTTACTCTGGTTTAATGGTGACGTAGGTCATGATCGAACGATTGATGTCAAGGATAACAAAGGAAATTCCGTATTTAATACGGGAAAAATTATCGATAGCCAACCTTCCCAGTCATTCACCTTTAATACTCCAGGAGAGTTCAACTATGAAGCAGAAGGTGACCCAGGTGTGACTATGAACGGTACTATTATGGTTGGAAACATAGGATCTCCAGTCGCTCCTTCTAGTTCGGCTGCTATTACTATAAACTCAAACCTAAGCATCATTGACACTGTAGGATTACTAATGGTACCGACACAAGATATTGACAGTTATATTCAACAGATAACAGATGCTGGAATAACGGTAGATAATACATATGACTTTAAAGATTTGAGAGGAGGTCAAAAAGGCACAGGAGATACACAAACGCTTATCGTTTGGACAACTTTAAACAAAGACTTGAATGAGACACTTTCATCATTAAGTGGACTCTCGGCAAGTTTGCCTTATAGTTAG
- a CDS encoding fluoride efflux transporter FluC, with amino-acid sequence MKGIEFVLLAAGAILGAYIRYKITSFPLILGIIGSNVLIVNIVGSFILGIFSVLLVNWNLDQRYSFLIAIGFCGSLTTMSSFALENIVMIENKQILNMMINTIANVGLSFLALYGGRILIIQLLQ; translated from the coding sequence GTGAAAGGGATAGAGTTTGTTTTATTGGCAGCCGGAGCAATTCTAGGTGCTTATATTAGATACAAAATTACGTCCTTTCCATTAATACTAGGAATAATAGGTTCAAATGTATTGATTGTAAATATCGTGGGTAGTTTTATCCTGGGTATTTTCTCTGTTTTATTGGTTAACTGGAACCTAGATCAACGATATTCTTTTCTAATCGCTATTGGATTCTGTGGTTCTCTCACTACTATGTCTTCATTTGCCTTAGAAAATATTGTAATGATAGAAAATAAACAAATTCTAAATATGATGATTAATACAATAGCCAATGTGGGCTTATCCTTTTTGGCATTATATGGTGGCAGAATCTTAATAATTCAATTATTACAATAA
- a CDS encoding HAD-IIB family hydrolase: MDRLAAILSDFDGTLCPTSGIKYNDNSSDFIPRSIEEILCEISLTIPIGIITSKDFDFIYPKTRKFAKILSCILGLETFVLNDKERTNYNENILNENNKVSTEDIAIKDRISLFDHEMLSINSHMLNEITAYLENNYHTMNVEKKFLKGEENLLGGITVDWRHNSNWMVNKEKYKEIVKESVYNILNRTQQKEEGNRSKEKSSSLTQHLFIQEYSTHPFIDVYVTKLNKGSAFDSVVSKLYEILNIKGKIIYLGDSENDNPAFKKANISIGVNSDNRLNPTLDCTYSIKFENLSIFLRRLVDNDFDFSESLLNF; encoded by the coding sequence TTGGATAGACTGGCTGCAATACTATCGGATTTTGATGGAACTCTATGTCCTACCTCTGGTATAAAATACAATGACAATAGTTCCGATTTTATTCCACGCTCAATTGAAGAAATACTCTGTGAGATTTCTTTAACTATCCCAATAGGCATTATAACAAGTAAAGACTTTGATTTCATTTATCCAAAAACTAGAAAATTTGCAAAAATATTGTCTTGTATTTTAGGATTAGAAACCTTTGTTTTGAATGATAAAGAACGAACCAATTATAATGAAAATATTCTAAATGAAAATAATAAAGTATCTACGGAAGATATCGCTATTAAAGATAGGATTTCACTTTTTGACCATGAAATGCTATCAATCAATTCTCATATGTTAAATGAAATTACCGCCTATCTTGAAAATAACTATCACACGATGAATGTTGAAAAGAAGTTTCTAAAGGGTGAAGAAAATCTCCTAGGCGGAATTACGGTGGATTGGAGACATAATTCTAATTGGATGGTCAATAAAGAGAAATATAAAGAGATTGTCAAAGAATCAGTATATAATATATTAAATAGGACTCAACAAAAAGAGGAAGGCAATAGATCCAAAGAAAAATCAAGTTCTCTTACTCAACATCTTTTTATCCAAGAATATTCTACTCATCCTTTCATTGATGTTTATGTTACCAAATTAAACAAGGGCAGTGCATTTGACTCCGTTGTTTCCAAACTATATGAAATATTAAATATCAAGGGCAAAATAATATACCTGGGTGATTCTGAAAACGATAACCCTGCATTTAAAAAAGCGAATATTTCAATTGGAGTGAATTCAGACAATAGACTAAACCCTACCTTGGATTGCACCTATTCTATAAAGTTTGAGAATTTATCTATTTTCTTAAGAAGACTGGTTGATAATGACTTTGATTTCTCGGAATCATTGTTAAATTTTTGA
- a CDS encoding FkbM family methyltransferase, producing MTIKYAVNRILNKEYINTSTFYSHVLPYRIIKAIYPSHKIDTVRIYDGKHSLQLDPTDALNLAWYRIYEPFETQTMLNSIDEGDTVLDLGAFIGYYSVQFSYKVGPKGSVYSVEASPNNFDILKENTRKYDNIHIENRAVAKEHNSTVSIYECNSNNGMNRIYPSKYSSSKTSNQKVKTMRLDSYFAGRQPINFIKMDLEGSEFGALEGMEEIFQNNKGVKLMMEFHPDSIKEYGKNPRDLIELLYSYGLKPYHLNKKTKQKELIKLTITSTGSNIDDFVEYSNNETTNLICE from the coding sequence TTGACAATTAAATATGCTGTCAATAGAATCCTAAATAAAGAATATATTAATACATCTACATTTTATTCTCATGTTTTACCTTATCGAATAATTAAAGCCATTTATCCATCGCATAAAATAGACACAGTTAGAATTTATGATGGAAAACATTCATTACAATTAGATCCAACAGATGCCTTGAATTTGGCATGGTATAGAATTTATGAACCATTTGAAACTCAAACGATGTTAAACTCTATTGATGAAGGCGATACGGTCCTTGACTTGGGCGCATTTATTGGATATTATTCAGTCCAATTCAGTTATAAAGTAGGTCCGAAGGGGAGTGTCTACTCGGTTGAAGCAAGTCCTAATAACTTTGATATATTGAAAGAGAATACAAGGAAATATGACAATATTCATATAGAAAATAGAGCAGTTGCAAAGGAACATAATTCTACAGTTTCAATCTACGAATGCAATTCTAATAATGGAATGAATAGAATTTATCCATCTAAATACAGCAGCTCTAAAACAAGTAATCAAAAGGTGAAAACTATGAGACTAGATTCATACTTTGCAGGTAGACAGCCAATTAATTTCATAAAGATGGATTTGGAAGGCTCTGAATTCGGAGCATTAGAAGGAATGGAGGAGATATTTCAAAACAACAAAGGGGTAAAGTTAATGATGGAATTTCACCCGGATAGCATCAAAGAATATGGAAAAAACCCTAGAGATTTGATTGAATTATTATATTCATACGGTCTTAAACCATATCATCTAAACAAGAAAACAAAACAAAAGGAACTAATCAAATTAACTATTACTTCAACGGGTTCAAATATAGACGATTTTGTTGAATATTCAAATAACGAAACAACAAATTTGATTTGTGAATAA
- a CDS encoding DUF7521 family protein: protein MEVLNLIVLIHIVLGLVLVYFAIRAYKRSRYVPMIFLAVGFTLITIGDTIIGDSLGLSDEKIKDMVEEIAEICGFVLVIIAVLKS from the coding sequence ATGGAAGTATTGAATCTGATAGTACTGATTCACATAGTATTAGGGCTCGTACTAGTCTATTTTGCTATTCGAGCCTATAAAAGAAGTAGATATGTTCCGATGATATTTCTCGCAGTTGGTTTTACCTTGATAACAATAGGTGACACAATAATTGGCGACTCATTGGGTTTGTCAGATGAAAAAATCAAAGATATGGTTGAAGAAATAGCAGAAATATGTGGTTTTGTATTGGTAATAATAGCCGTGTTGAAGAGTTGA
- a CDS encoding IS5-like element ISThar1 family transposase translates to MIDWPSYNRSLVQRGEILFSYDFLDGWGSEIENMNINKKGKPFVFPDSFILAIGYIRYLFHLPYRQTQGIIKATGKRLPANPPSYGHICKRINKLNIDIKRDKMDDDDDLIISIDSTGIKITNRGQWMDEKWNTQNRKGYLKIHVAVDIKTRKIIALEVTDEKVHDGKMLKKLVNHVLDSREPNTVKIKSVLADGAYDSNPNFVYLEDKKINPGIKVRRNSIVSPKNNRLRNNEVKLQAKDLLKWKTKRKYGQRWISETVFSAIKRMFGEYTSANRFQNMVKEIMIKVSLYNIFRRI, encoded by the coding sequence GTGATAGACTGGCCCTCTTACAATCGCTCATTAGTTCAACGCGGTGAGATCCTCTTCTCGTATGATTTCCTTGATGGTTGGGGTTCAGAGATAGAGAATATGAATATAAACAAAAAGGGTAAACCATTTGTATTTCCAGATTCTTTCATCTTGGCCATTGGTTACATTCGCTATTTATTTCACCTACCATACAGACAAACCCAAGGTATAATTAAGGCCACAGGAAAAAGGTTACCTGCTAATCCACCAAGTTATGGTCACATCTGTAAACGAATCAACAAGCTAAACATCGATATTAAAAGAGACAAGATGGATGACGATGATGACCTAATAATATCAATAGACAGTACAGGTATCAAGATTACTAACAGAGGTCAGTGGATGGATGAGAAATGGAATACACAAAATAGAAAAGGATATCTCAAGATCCACGTTGCTGTAGACATAAAGACCAGGAAAATCATTGCTTTGGAAGTGACAGATGAGAAGGTACATGATGGGAAAATGCTAAAGAAACTAGTCAATCATGTTTTGGATTCGAGAGAACCAAACACTGTAAAGATAAAATCGGTACTAGCTGATGGAGCCTATGATTCAAATCCAAACTTTGTGTATCTTGAGGACAAAAAGATCAATCCAGGTATAAAGGTAAGAAGGAACTCTATTGTTTCTCCTAAAAACAATAGGTTAAGGAACAACGAAGTAAAGTTACAAGCAAAGGATCTGTTGAAATGGAAGACAAAAAGAAAATACGGACAGAGATGGATATCTGAAACTGTGTTCTCAGCTATAAAGAGAATGTTTGGTGAATACACATCAGCAAACAGGTTTCAAAACATGGTAAAGGAGATCATGATAAAAGTATCATTGTATAACATTTTTAGAAGAATATAA
- a CDS encoding cupredoxin domain-containing protein, which translates to MVTLNFQFNQVSFGQTQDALNQNSIVELTAERVGKYVWKSNELGFNPLLNLKSNENYTFLITSIQNDTAEHQLKIEPREGGEHLAESEVIEHGSSSQFAFNTGIPQVLKYYCEYHPRSMTGMINVTSVI; encoded by the coding sequence ATGGTTACATTGAATTTTCAGTTTAATCAAGTTAGTTTTGGACAGACTCAAGATGCACTGAATCAAAATAGCATAGTAGAATTAACAGCTGAAAGAGTAGGGAAATATGTATGGAAAAGTAATGAACTTGGATTTAATCCATTATTGAATCTCAAATCAAATGAAAATTATACATTTTTAATTACCAGTATTCAAAATGACACTGCAGAACATCAATTAAAGATAGAGCCAAGAGAGGGGGGAGAGCATTTGGCAGAAAGTGAAGTAATAGAACATGGTTCATCCTCACAATTTGCATTTAATACCGGAATTCCACAAGTACTAAAATATTATTGCGAATATCATCCTCGGAGCATGACTGGAATGATTAATGTTACTTCTGTAATATGA
- a CDS encoding serine hydrolase domain-containing protein yields the protein MGINTTTTNSKCSSNQINIGGTCTSKAEVSKQIISITQGVIQKEDAKGVLLRVDVDNGTVVKTGLGDSQEGVPATPDMKFRPGSMAIPMLTTLVLQLQEQGKLSLDDTLSKWFPQYPNADKVTLRMLSSVTSGYPDYIQENPPFQAAQLAEPFRHWTDDELLQYAFAQPIVCDPGACFHYAHSNFIILGNVVEKITGKSITELLQQKFLGPLGLTETNITKLPAIPSPALHAYTSERGVYEESTGWSPSWGLGDGLIMTSTLRDMTTLIKAVGTGKLLSKESASEQVEDLSKGLPGAPGQIGYGLGVAVGNGWVLQNPVFNGYEGIAAYLPSQQLSIVIDNTHGPNATEGTSIATDIFKALAAYLAPTLPSTVKDR from the coding sequence ATGGGTATCAATACAACGACGACCAACTCGAAGTGCTCGTCGAACCAGATCAACATCGGCGGCACGTGCACGAGCAAGGCCGAGGTGTCGAAGCAGATCATCTCGATCACCCAGGGCGTCATACAGAAGGAGGACGCCAAGGGGGTGCTCCTGCGCGTCGACGTCGACAACGGCACCGTCGTCAAGACTGGTCTCGGGGATTCCCAGGAGGGAGTGCCGGCGACGCCGGACATGAAGTTCCGTCCCGGCTCGATGGCGATCCCCATGCTCACGACTCTGGTGCTGCAGCTGCAGGAGCAGGGCAAGCTCAGCCTCGACGACACCCTGTCGAAGTGGTTCCCGCAGTACCCCAACGCCGACAAGGTGACGCTGCGGATGCTCTCGAGCGTCACCTCCGGCTACCCCGACTACATCCAGGAGAACCCGCCCTTCCAGGCGGCGCAGCTCGCGGAGCCGTTCCGCCACTGGACGGACGATGAGCTGCTGCAGTATGCGTTCGCGCAGCCAATCGTCTGCGACCCGGGCGCATGCTTCCACTACGCGCACTCCAACTTCATCATCCTCGGCAACGTTGTCGAGAAGATCACCGGGAAGTCGATCACCGAGCTCTTGCAGCAGAAGTTCCTCGGTCCGCTCGGGCTCACCGAAACGAATATCACGAAGCTCCCGGCCATCCCTTCACCCGCACTCCACGCGTACACGTCGGAGCGCGGTGTCTACGAGGAGTCGACGGGATGGAGCCCGTCGTGGGGCCTTGGCGACGGACTCATCATGACGTCGACGCTGCGCGACATGACCACGCTCATCAAGGCGGTCGGCACAGGGAAGCTGCTCTCGAAGGAGTCAGCGAGCGAGCAGGTCGAGGATCTGTCGAAGGGCCTGCCGGGTGCGCCTGGGCAGATCGGCTACGGACTTGGGGTCGCCGTCGGCAATGGGTGGGTGTTGCAGAACCCGGTCTTCAACGGATACGAGGGGATTGCCGCGTACCTGCCGTCGCAGCAGCTCTCGATCGTGATCGACAACACGCACGGCCCGAACGCCACGGAGGGCACGAGCATCGCCACCGACATCTTCAAGGCACTCGCTGCGTACCTGGCCCCAACTTTACCCTCAACAGTCAAGGATCGTTAA
- a CDS encoding DUF190 domain-containing protein — protein sequence MICLNIRIKKNDNVNGKRLEKTIIEFLMKANVLGAIVWLGVDGFGRRGKSTVHLEGLMINQPMMIETIDEEEKIQPLLLPLKQLIGDNGFITIHRVQVV from the coding sequence ATGATCTGCTTAAACATCCGCATAAAGAAAAATGACAATGTAAATGGAAAAAGACTGGAGAAAACTATTATTGAATTTTTGATGAAGGCGAACGTTTTAGGGGCTATAGTATGGCTAGGTGTTGACGGATTTGGAAGAAGAGGCAAGTCAACAGTTCATTTGGAGGGTTTAATGATAAATCAACCTATGATGATAGAAACAATAGATGAGGAAGAAAAGATACAACCATTGTTATTACCTTTAAAACAATTGATAGGTGATAACGGCTTTATTACTATTCATAGAGTACAGGTAGTCTAA
- a CDS encoding CAP domain-containing protein, giving the protein MVSPTSAIIYASGSTDNSEGTSDTGSTDDNSDSSSDTGSSEDNSNSPPTDLLPPNVDSTSSATSTDDNGDSSATSTDDNGDSSATSTENNTTLPSESPLGNNTANVQGEDLVNIILTLHNQERAAVGVPPLTWSDSLAAHAQPWADKVYETSDSSHSSGVADFGNYGENMAWGGGPSFATPTWLAQTWANEKSNYVPGTPASDSTGHYTQMVDKQSTEVGCGFTSGPAGQYAEYGGTNVLVCQYTPPGNWNNQPPY; this is encoded by the coding sequence ATGGTTTCGCCGACTTCAGCAATCATATATGCTAGTGGGTCTACTGATAATAGCGAGGGGACATCAGATACTGGGTCTACTGATGATAACAGCGACTCATCATCAGATACTGGATCTAGCGAGGATAATAGTAACTCACCACCGACTGACTTACTTCCCCCTAACGTCGACTCAACATCATCAGCAACGTCTACAGATGATAATGGTGATTCATCAGCAACGTCTACAGATGATAATGGTGATTCATCAGCAACGTCTACAGAGAATAATACCACTTTACCGAGTGAATCTCCTTTGGGTAACAATACTGCTAATGTGCAAGGGGAGGATTTGGTCAACATCATCCTGACCTTGCACAACCAAGAGCGTGCTGCCGTTGGGGTTCCACCGCTTACATGGAGTGACTCACTAGCCGCCCATGCACAGCCTTGGGCCGATAAAGTATATGAGACAAGTGATTCGTCCCATTCGAGTGGGGTTGCTGACTTTGGTAATTATGGTGAGAACATGGCATGGGGAGGAGGTCCGTCATTTGCAACTCCAACCTGGTTAGCTCAGACGTGGGCTAACGAAAAGAGTAATTATGTACCGGGTACTCCCGCGTCCGATAGCACTGGTCATTACACCCAGATGGTTGACAAGCAATCAACCGAGGTTGGTTGCGGGTTTACCAGTGGACCCGCTGGTCAATATGCTGAATATGGTGGAACGAATGTATTGGTTTGTCAATACACTCCTCCTGGTAACTGGAATAACCAACCACCATATTAG
- a CDS encoding PQQ-dependent sugar dehydrogenase produces MEKPTNLPLILSALCIFLLFYSNYSTINLSYGAYAKAPVAPNGPTVKDKVLKVEKVTDGLEKPTSMAFLGPNDILVTEKETGKVMHVIDGQIQDTPAIDVSVATDIERGLLGIALAKQPDGKIYVFLSYTESGNDADGSDFEDNVDPSGNRLYRYEYVDGQLENPTLLLDLTAIPDNGRGEHNGGKIRIGPDNNVYYIVGEVGGHRTQAQNIEDGPEPNGLGGVLRVTQDGDIVKGDVIFGDESPLNLYYAMGIRNSFGMDFDPVTSNLWDTENGPTAGDEINLVYPGFNSGWSLIQGFSKNDFMVTGATPDDLVYFGKGSYSEPKFSWVTPIGVTALEFLNSSKLGTGYQNNMFVGDINNGLLYRFVLNEARNDLSFDNGYAENTGPLADREVNDPKENQPIVFGQGFGGITDLQTGPDGYLYVLSYTGSLFRILPSSGNITTSGNTPNVNTTTNDQNQQELLYNNDQINPQNDNSVPAVIVGINGDSSYSPNPISIEKGQTITWYNGDTISHTVTSGQDNDKDAGEVFDSGAIIPNQYFSFKFDDSGEYQYYCIYHPSMVGEVKVE; encoded by the coding sequence ATGGAGAAACCAACTAATCTGCCCCTTATTTTATCTGCTCTTTGCATATTTTTATTATTTTATTCAAATTATTCTACGATTAATTTATCCTATGGAGCATATGCTAAAGCTCCTGTAGCGCCCAATGGACCCACTGTAAAAGATAAAGTGCTCAAGGTGGAAAAAGTAACCGACGGATTAGAAAAGCCTACGAGTATGGCATTTTTAGGACCTAACGATATTCTGGTCACTGAAAAAGAAACCGGGAAGGTAATGCATGTTATAGATGGTCAGATACAGGATACTCCAGCAATTGATGTATCTGTGGCTACTGACATAGAAAGAGGTTTACTAGGTATTGCTTTAGCAAAACAACCAGATGGAAAAATCTATGTTTTCCTATCTTATACTGAATCAGGCAACGATGCAGATGGTAGCGATTTTGAAGACAATGTTGACCCATCAGGTAATAGATTATATCGTTATGAATACGTTGACGGGCAACTGGAAAATCCTACTCTGCTACTAGATCTTACTGCAATTCCAGATAATGGTAGAGGAGAGCACAATGGAGGCAAAATCCGAATTGGTCCGGATAATAACGTCTACTACATAGTAGGAGAAGTGGGAGGACATAGGACCCAAGCACAGAATATTGAAGATGGTCCAGAGCCAAATGGACTTGGCGGTGTACTCAGAGTTACTCAGGATGGCGATATCGTAAAGGGCGATGTCATATTTGGCGATGAATCCCCTCTTAATTTGTACTATGCAATGGGTATTCGCAACAGTTTTGGTATGGACTTTGATCCCGTGACCAGTAATCTATGGGATACTGAGAATGGTCCGACGGCGGGCGATGAAATCAATTTAGTCTATCCCGGCTTTAATAGCGGTTGGTCATTGATTCAAGGATTTTCAAAGAATGATTTTATGGTTACTGGAGCAACACCTGATGACTTGGTATATTTTGGGAAAGGATCATATTCTGAGCCAAAATTCTCTTGGGTTACACCAATAGGCGTTACAGCATTGGAATTCTTGAATTCCAGTAAGTTAGGAACAGGATATCAGAATAACATGTTTGTAGGCGACATAAATAATGGTCTTTTGTATCGATTTGTTCTTAATGAAGCACGAAATGACCTATCCTTTGATAATGGATATGCAGAAAATACAGGACCACTTGCAGATAGAGAAGTTAACGACCCCAAAGAAAATCAACCCATAGTATTTGGTCAAGGTTTTGGCGGTATAACAGACCTACAAACAGGTCCAGATGGATACCTGTATGTTTTAAGTTATACTGGTTCTCTATTTAGAATCTTGCCTTCTTCTGGTAATATAACAACCAGTGGCAACACCCCTAATGTAAATACCACAACTAATGATCAAAATCAACAGGAACTGTTGTATAATAATGATCAAATCAATCCTCAGAATGACAATTCTGTTCCGGCAGTCATAGTAGGAATAAATGGTGATAGTTCCTACTCTCCTAATCCTATTTCAATAGAAAAAGGTCAAACAATTACATGGTATAACGGCGATACTATATCCCATACAGTAACCTCAGGACAAGATAATGACAAGGATGCAGGAGAAGTCTTTGATTCAGGTGCAATAATACCCAACCAATATTTCAGCTTTAAATTTGATGATTCCGGTGAATACCAGTACTATTGCATTTATCACCCTTCAATGGTTGGTGAAGTAAAAGTAGAGTAG
- a CDS encoding universal stress protein, with protein sequence MSEEISKIMVGIDGSEASIKAVRKVLDMAKKYSAEVIAIHISLIPYYLRRLPQSGWEELRAYDDEQMKIWLKNIMIEANEKNIHFKALVKETTSSIVNEIIRSADAENIDLIVLGSTGKSRLDRMLVGSVAQGVMTNAKCSVLVVR encoded by the coding sequence GTGTCTGAAGAGATCTCTAAAATAATGGTCGGTATAGATGGGTCTGAAGCTTCAATCAAAGCCGTAAGAAAGGTTTTAGACATGGCAAAAAAATACAGCGCAGAAGTTATTGCAATTCATATTTCATTGATTCCATATTATTTAAGACGGTTGCCTCAAAGTGGATGGGAAGAACTACGCGCTTATGATGATGAGCAGATGAAAATATGGTTAAAGAATATTATGATAGAGGCCAATGAAAAGAATATTCATTTTAAGGCATTGGTAAAAGAGACTACATCATCAATTGTGAATGAAATTATTAGAAGTGCCGATGCAGAAAATATTGACTTGATTGTTTTAGGTAGTACTGGTAAGTCAAGGCTTGATAGAATGTTGGTCGGTAGCGTAGCCCAAGGCGTGATGACCAATGCAAAGTGTTCTGTTTTAGTAGTAAGATAA
- a CDS encoding thiamine-binding protein, with product MVCEDHEVVAEFNIVQLGKHYSSDQLPPSMRDELAIATYAIKKVKGINVLGTGMSIHMKAKSIQDILKAIEYTHLSLMDIGISRIISSIHIDERYDKSQAVEER from the coding sequence ATGGTTTGTGAAGATCATGAGGTAGTTGCAGAATTTAATATAGTCCAATTAGGAAAACATTATTCAAGTGATCAATTACCTCCAAGCATGAGAGACGAACTAGCCATTGCTACCTATGCTATTAAAAAAGTTAAAGGAATCAATGTTTTGGGAACGGGCATGAGCATTCATATGAAAGCCAAATCAATTCAAGATATTTTAAAAGCAATAGAGTATACCCATCTATCTCTTATGGATATAGGAATATCACGAATAATTTCATCAATACATATAGACGAAAGATATGATAAATCACAAGCGGTAGAAGAGAGATAG
- a CDS encoding NosD domain-containing protein gives MSQKTGIKIDDSENIKINGNGIIKNFQNGLLTNSDNQINISSINLQNNEMGVFLTESRNFIIQDSYFKFNDVSIALHTDFNIELVNNTLDSDHLAGITLVGTSESTISGNKVKGSVNGIFLDGHSNSNLIDSNVT, from the coding sequence TTGAGTCAAAAGACAGGTATAAAAATTGACGATAGTGAAAATATAAAAATCAATGGAAACGGTATAATCAAGAATTTTCAAAATGGCTTATTGACTAATTCTGATAATCAAATCAATATTTCTTCGATAAATCTTCAGAATAATGAAATGGGCGTATTTCTGACAGAGTCAAGAAATTTCATTATTCAGGATTCATACTTCAAATTCAATGATGTGTCAATTGCGCTACATACCGACTTCAATATTGAATTAGTCAATAACACCTTGGATTCCGATCATCTTGCAGGTATAACTTTAGTAGGTACAAGCGAATCCACGATTTCAGGGAATAAGGTAAAAGGATCGGTTAATGGCATTTTTTTGGATGGACATAGCAATAGTAACCTAATTGATAGCAATGTAACCTAA